In the genome of Salinispirillum sp. LH 10-3-1, one region contains:
- a CDS encoding FixH family protein produces the protein MTNTKHDETFVPWYKVGFFWFAMAPLAGVMIVTLGFLIPAALTDRDGSVADDVYRSYRGYDVRRDHDELARDMGLSAIIQRDGEALVIDVKGLDNSWPPQLRLELIFPTREANDREFVLVHVNNGRYRSGPILEMTGRRYAFLKPVTQDSLWRLRGEIMLPFDGEAELLPRVY, from the coding sequence ATGACCAACACCAAGCACGACGAGACCTTTGTTCCCTGGTACAAAGTAGGATTTTTCTGGTTCGCCATGGCGCCCTTAGCGGGCGTAATGATTGTTACTTTAGGCTTCCTGATACCGGCAGCACTCACAGACCGCGACGGCAGCGTCGCCGATGATGTCTACCGCAGCTACCGTGGCTATGACGTGCGTCGCGACCATGACGAATTGGCCCGTGACATGGGGTTGAGTGCAATCATTCAACGTGATGGCGAAGCCTTAGTAATTGACGTAAAGGGCCTAGACAATTCTTGGCCGCCCCAGTTACGTCTGGAATTGATTTTTCCTACCCGCGAAGCTAATGACCGCGAATTTGTCTTAGTACATGTGAACAACGGTCGCTACCGCTCAGGCCCCATTCTGGAAATGACCGGGCGCCGTTACGCCTTCTTAAAACCTGTTACCCAAGACAGCCTATGGCGTTTACGTGGCGAGATCATGCTGCCTTTTGATGGTGAAGCCGAGCTGCTACCGCGCGTTTACTGA
- a CDS encoding cbb3-type cytochrome oxidase subunit 3, whose amino-acid sequence MIDINDLRGLATVFAMAAFIGVAIWAYSSKQKARFDEAANLPFADEDEDVLNNDKKERAASAERPKEKSDNE is encoded by the coding sequence ATGATCGACATTAACGATTTGCGCGGCCTTGCGACCGTCTTCGCGATGGCTGCTTTTATTGGCGTCGCCATTTGGGCATACAGCAGCAAGCAAAAAGCGCGCTTTGACGAGGCGGCCAACCTGCCCTTCGCCGACGAGGACGAAGATGTGCTGAACAACGATAAAAAAGAGCGCGCAGCCAGTGCCGAGCGCCCCAAGGAGAAATCTGACAATGAGTAG
- the fnr gene encoding fumarate/nitrate reduction transcriptional regulator Fnr, with amino-acid sequence MPLNSAACKTCSLNPLCLPVSLSFDDIDKLDDIIKRGRPIQKGEHLFYQGDAFTSVFAVRTGTLKTYTLTKDGEEQITGFHLASEMIGLSSYDVATYQASAKALETTNVCEIPIELLDDLSNRLPELRRQIMRIMGREIREDQQMMMLLSKKSAEERVASFLLSLAHRFKRRGYSERMFRLTMSRADMANFLGLAVETVSRVFTRFQNQELISFGGNAKEIHVLQHHELCNIASLSDSERLELGLLEVSTD; translated from the coding sequence ATGCCTTTGAACTCAGCCGCCTGTAAAACCTGCTCGCTCAATCCTTTGTGCTTGCCGGTCTCGCTCTCGTTCGACGACATCGACAAGCTCGATGACATCATTAAGCGCGGTCGCCCGATTCAAAAAGGCGAACATCTATTCTACCAAGGCGATGCGTTTACCTCGGTATTTGCAGTGCGCACCGGCACGCTAAAAACCTATACCCTGACTAAAGACGGCGAAGAACAAATCACTGGTTTCCATCTGGCCAGCGAAATGATCGGCCTGTCCAGCTATGACGTAGCGACTTACCAAGCCTCAGCTAAGGCGTTAGAAACCACCAATGTGTGTGAGATCCCCATCGAATTGTTGGACGACCTAAGTAATCGCTTGCCTGAGTTACGCCGCCAAATCATGCGCATCATGGGCCGCGAAATTCGTGAAGACCAACAAATGATGATGCTATTGAGCAAAAAAAGTGCGGAAGAGCGTGTTGCCTCCTTTCTGCTGAGTCTAGCGCATCGTTTTAAACGTCGCGGCTATTCAGAGCGCATGTTCCGACTCACCATGTCGCGCGCTGATATGGCGAACTTCCTTGGCCTCGCAGTGGAAACCGTGAGCCGGGTGTTCACACGCTTCCAAAACCAAGAATTAATCAGCTTTGGTGGTAACGCCAAAGAGATTCATGTGCTGCAACACCATGAGCTGTGCAATATCGCCTCGTTAAGTGACTCCGAGCGCCTGGAGCTCGGGCTATTGGAAGTGAGCACCGACTGA
- a CDS encoding sulfite exporter TauE/SafE family protein — protein MNELYYLLLPALLSGLLGSGHCIAMCGGIVSALGLSTKNRWLGVGYNLGRVGTYVLIGAITGAAASFLPTQALMPLRIIAALLVIAVGLYITGWWRVLIRLEAVGQGVWRHLQPLTKKVMPINSLPRALAAGAVWGWLPCGLVYSMLGLSIATQSASMGALVMLFFGLGTLPSMLGATLFLTLLQQVLRSRWFPTVAGVSVILMGVWMLLSLLGVAPHAH, from the coding sequence ATGAATGAGCTCTATTACTTGCTGCTCCCTGCTTTATTGAGCGGGTTGCTGGGCAGTGGCCACTGCATCGCAATGTGCGGCGGCATTGTTTCTGCGCTGGGTTTGAGTACCAAAAATCGCTGGTTGGGTGTGGGTTATAATCTTGGGCGAGTGGGCACTTACGTACTGATCGGCGCAATAACAGGTGCCGCAGCCAGCTTTTTGCCCACGCAGGCTTTGATGCCGTTGCGTATCATTGCAGCCTTGCTGGTGATCGCGGTCGGGCTTTACATTACAGGTTGGTGGCGCGTCCTCATTCGCCTGGAAGCCGTCGGCCAAGGCGTGTGGCGCCATCTGCAACCCTTGACCAAAAAAGTTATGCCGATCAACTCTCTGCCACGTGCGCTCGCTGCCGGGGCAGTATGGGGCTGGCTACCCTGCGGGCTGGTGTACAGCATGTTGGGACTGTCCATTGCCACACAATCCGCAAGCATGGGGGCATTGGTGATGCTGTTTTTTGGCCTTGGCACGCTCCCCAGCATGCTCGGCGCCACGCTGTTTCTTACCTTGCTGCAACAAGTATTACGTAGCCGGTGGTTTCCTACCGTGGCGGGTGTCTCAGTTATCTTAATGGGCGTATGGATGTTGCTGAGCTTGCTGGGTGTTGCTCCACACGCTCATTAA
- a CDS encoding gamma-glutamylcyclotransferase family protein, whose protein sequence is MKHWIFGYGSLICADSRARTGVTGEALPVVLRGFERSWSVPIASADLSVVGIQRQADRRTGGVIFPLSDSELRHFDAREVEYERVPLAREQLELLREQPMPDGDFWVYLPQPSSSEHPIAQSYLDVILHGCIQESMDFARHFLQHTSGWKQRIDDRAEPMYPRPLNPKQQVVLPLIDHLLEEAAPLITPN, encoded by the coding sequence ATGAAACACTGGATCTTCGGCTATGGCAGCCTGATTTGTGCCGACAGTCGCGCTCGTACTGGCGTAACAGGCGAGGCATTACCCGTAGTACTGCGGGGCTTTGAGCGCAGCTGGAGTGTACCCATCGCCAGTGCTGACCTGAGTGTCGTGGGCATTCAACGCCAAGCAGATCGCCGTACTGGCGGCGTAATTTTTCCCCTCAGCGACAGCGAGCTGCGCCACTTCGATGCCCGAGAAGTTGAATACGAACGCGTCCCCCTAGCACGTGAACAACTGGAACTGCTGCGCGAGCAACCCATGCCAGACGGCGATTTCTGGGTGTACCTCCCGCAGCCCTCGTCCAGCGAGCACCCTATTGCCCAAAGCTACCTCGATGTCATCTTACACGGCTGCATTCAAGAAAGTATGGATTTTGCCCGCCACTTTTTACAACACACCAGTGGTTGGAAACAGCGTATTGACGATCGGGCCGAGCCCATGTATCCGCGCCCGCTCAACCCAAAGCAGCAGGTCGTGCTTCCGCTCATAGACCATCTGCTGGAAGAGGCTGCGCCTCTCATTACGCCTAATTAA
- the ccoG gene encoding cytochrome c oxidase accessory protein CcoG, with translation MPEKIDVQDITPTTNDAVQQYSMYVAPEKIYIRRIKGLFRNLRFVGVLFLFLLYFGTVWLEIDGRQAVWFDLGSRQFHIFTVTFWPQDFFLLSFALIICAFGLFFITVFAGRVWCGYTCPQSVWTWIFVFIEEKTEGKRNARIKLDAQSWSAQKILRKTAKHTGWVLVAIATAITFVGYFVPIRELISGLVTFNVGGWVLFWVGFFTLATYGNAGWMREQVCIYMCPYARFQAAMFDQDTLIVSYDTARGEPRGSRKKSVDPRAEGLGDCIDCDLCVQVCPVGIDIRDGLQYECISCAACVDACDSVMEQMNYPKGLVRYTTEHNLSGQQTKILRPRLLGYGLVLLAMFVVMAVFLASRVPAQLDVIRDRGALHRVTPYGMVENSYTLRLMNMDQQARTFRLEVSGVEGLTLISPAEIRVSAGESVNIPVRVETEPSRLDRPSADIFFYAVAIDDSGIRVEKESRFFGPSSFR, from the coding sequence ATGCCCGAAAAGATTGATGTCCAAGACATTACCCCGACGACCAATGATGCCGTACAGCAATACAGCATGTATGTGGCCCCGGAGAAGATCTATATTCGAAGAATTAAAGGGCTATTCCGCAATCTACGTTTCGTCGGCGTGTTGTTTCTGTTTCTGCTTTACTTTGGCACCGTTTGGCTAGAGATCGACGGTCGACAGGCCGTATGGTTTGATCTCGGTTCGCGTCAATTTCACATTTTCACTGTGACTTTCTGGCCACAGGATTTCTTTTTATTGAGTTTTGCCTTAATCATCTGTGCTTTCGGCCTGTTCTTTATCACCGTATTCGCCGGACGCGTTTGGTGCGGTTACACCTGCCCGCAGTCGGTCTGGACATGGATATTCGTATTCATAGAAGAGAAGACCGAAGGCAAACGTAACGCTCGCATCAAACTCGACGCCCAAAGCTGGAGTGCGCAAAAAATACTGCGCAAAACAGCCAAGCACACTGGCTGGGTGTTGGTTGCCATTGCAACAGCGATCACCTTTGTCGGCTACTTTGTCCCTATTCGTGAGCTTATCAGCGGCTTGGTGACTTTCAACGTGGGTGGCTGGGTACTCTTTTGGGTGGGTTTCTTTACATTGGCAACCTATGGCAATGCTGGTTGGATGCGTGAACAAGTGTGCATTTACATGTGTCCCTATGCGCGCTTTCAGGCAGCCATGTTCGATCAAGACACCCTAATTGTGTCTTACGATACAGCCCGCGGCGAACCACGCGGTTCACGCAAGAAGAGTGTAGACCCGCGCGCCGAAGGCTTGGGCGACTGCATCGACTGCGACCTCTGTGTGCAGGTGTGCCCAGTGGGAATCGATATACGTGATGGACTGCAGTACGAATGTATTTCCTGCGCCGCCTGTGTCGACGCCTGTGATTCGGTCATGGAGCAAATGAACTATCCGAAAGGCTTGGTGCGCTATACGACGGAACACAACCTGTCAGGGCAGCAGACCAAAATACTGCGCCCACGCTTACTGGGCTATGGCCTGGTGCTCTTGGCCATGTTCGTGGTCATGGCAGTCTTCCTTGCCAGCCGAGTGCCCGCACAACTGGACGTGATTCGTGATCGTGGTGCGCTGCATCGAGTTACACCCTATGGTATGGTCGAAAACAGCTATACCTTGCGCCTCATGAACATGGATCAACAAGCCCGCACCTTTCGCTTAGAGGTATCGGGGGTCGAAGGGCTGACGCTCATCAGCCCGGCGGAAATACGCGTTTCCGCTGGAGAGAGTGTGAACATTCCGGTTCGGGTTGAAACTGAACCGTCACGACTCGACCGTCCGTCTGCCGATATCTTTTTTTACGCGGTAGCCATCGATGACTCGGGTATCCGAGTTGAAAAAGAATCACGTTTTTTTGGACCGAGTAGTTTCCGATGA
- the ccoM gene encoding cytochrome c oxidase subunit CcoM, with protein sequence MYIDTIVVAGVLAVLGTIAFAGGFFWFIYKDAHKDDKPKP encoded by the coding sequence ATGTACATCGACACCATTGTGGTTGCTGGGGTTCTCGCCGTTTTGGGCACCATTGCCTTTGCCGGCGGCTTCTTCTGGTTCATCTACAAAGACGCGCACAAAGACGACAAACCCAAACCATAA
- a CDS encoding heavy metal translocating P-type ATPase — MTTPTACYHCALPVLDNRFQTTLDDGTEAQFCCGGCQAAAQAILYCGLSDYYQWRSAGQPVVPLTAHEARLIEQLDHPDVQARFVTNAAGHQSATLQVEGIHCAACIWMIEQHLQQQEGVIAAHLNQSNQRLWLEWQPDVSLTQLAQGVAQLGYRLRPYRPDAAQQAHERTQKQYILRLIAAGVGSMQVMMNAVALYTGNIDATSEHIIRWASMLLTLPVIIYAAWPFYHNAWQDVRHGRLGMDVPVAIAIILTFFASALATLTRSGEVYFESLCMFTFFLLLGRFLEFRSRRALVDSGNALDDLIPAFVQRECADQRTETVAVSAVAVGDVLHLLPGERVPLDGVLHSAVAELDESSTTGEYLPRQVQEGDVVRAGSINLGQPMSLRVTRLAGDSSLSTLQRLLARAQREKPNLIAVTDRLAQQFVAVILVLAAVSYTAWLFIDADRAFWIAISVLVVTCPCALSLAAPTVLTVANDRLRRAGFLVTRGHVLDILGKATQVWLDKTGTLTEGQYQRGQLYRHAGAPPDAECLRLAAALELNSEHPIAAAFSDHTPTWYDWDHWEWLPGVGVAGQKNGRTYRLTTRPESDPNPTDNTQWVRLSVDAEPWLDIELVDALRDDAPHALEQLHTLHLHTGIVSGDPSTHVDWIAKKVQVEDIVKAATPDTKLALLQSLQQSGECVVMVGDGLNDAAALKGADVSIAMANGTDWSKHQADALILNGRLTTLPLAVRVARRSAQLTRQNVQWATVYNVLAIPLAGVGLVTPWMAAIGMSASSLIVVFNALRVRNVS, encoded by the coding sequence ATGACGACGCCAACCGCTTGTTACCACTGTGCATTGCCCGTTTTGGATAACCGTTTCCAAACCACATTGGACGACGGCACTGAAGCACAATTCTGTTGTGGCGGCTGCCAGGCCGCAGCGCAAGCCATTTTGTACTGCGGCCTAAGTGACTATTACCAATGGCGCTCGGCAGGCCAGCCCGTTGTGCCACTCACAGCACACGAAGCACGGCTGATCGAACAGTTGGACCACCCAGACGTACAAGCCCGCTTTGTTACCAATGCCGCAGGCCACCAGTCAGCCACACTGCAAGTCGAAGGTATTCATTGTGCCGCCTGCATTTGGATGATTGAGCAGCACCTGCAGCAACAAGAGGGTGTTATTGCGGCGCACTTAAACCAAAGCAACCAGCGTCTGTGGCTGGAATGGCAGCCTGATGTTTCCCTGACGCAGCTGGCACAAGGCGTCGCACAACTGGGCTATCGCCTGCGACCGTATCGCCCTGATGCTGCCCAGCAAGCGCATGAGCGTACGCAGAAACAGTACATTTTGCGTTTGATCGCCGCCGGTGTCGGCTCCATGCAAGTCATGATGAACGCGGTCGCGTTGTACACCGGCAATATCGACGCCACCAGTGAGCACATTATCCGCTGGGCCAGTATGCTGTTGACCCTACCCGTCATTATCTATGCCGCCTGGCCGTTTTATCATAATGCCTGGCAGGATGTACGACATGGCCGCCTGGGGATGGACGTGCCGGTCGCCATTGCTATCATTCTGACATTTTTTGCCAGCGCGCTCGCGACCCTAACACGCAGCGGCGAGGTGTATTTCGAATCGCTCTGTATGTTCACCTTCTTTCTGTTGCTGGGGCGCTTTCTGGAGTTTCGTTCACGGCGGGCGCTGGTCGACAGCGGCAACGCACTGGATGACCTGATTCCAGCTTTTGTGCAACGTGAGTGTGCTGACCAGCGCACAGAGACCGTGGCCGTCAGTGCGGTGGCTGTGGGCGACGTATTGCATCTACTGCCCGGCGAACGCGTGCCACTCGACGGCGTGCTACACAGTGCCGTGGCGGAGTTGGACGAGTCCAGCACCACCGGTGAGTACCTGCCACGCCAAGTACAAGAAGGGGATGTTGTGCGCGCCGGCAGCATCAATCTCGGGCAACCGATGTCGTTGCGGGTGACACGCCTCGCCGGTGACTCATCCCTATCGACATTGCAACGCCTGTTGGCCCGTGCGCAGCGTGAAAAACCCAACCTGATTGCCGTCACCGATCGCCTAGCACAGCAGTTCGTGGCCGTTATATTGGTGTTGGCGGCGGTCAGCTACACCGCGTGGTTGTTCATCGACGCTGACCGCGCCTTTTGGATCGCCATCAGTGTATTGGTGGTCACCTGCCCTTGCGCCCTATCGCTTGCCGCACCGACCGTACTGACGGTCGCCAATGATCGACTGCGCCGGGCCGGGTTCTTGGTAACTCGTGGCCATGTCTTAGACATTTTGGGCAAAGCCACTCAGGTGTGGCTCGATAAAACCGGCACACTAACAGAGGGTCAGTATCAGCGCGGACAACTGTATCGGCATGCGGGGGCGCCACCAGACGCAGAATGTTTGCGCCTCGCCGCAGCGTTGGAGCTCAACAGCGAGCATCCCATTGCTGCAGCCTTTAGCGATCATACACCCACGTGGTATGACTGGGACCATTGGGAATGGTTGCCGGGCGTCGGAGTGGCGGGCCAAAAGAATGGTCGTACCTATCGCCTGACCACACGACCCGAGAGCGATCCAAACCCTACCGACAACACCCAGTGGGTACGCTTGTCGGTCGATGCCGAACCCTGGCTGGACATCGAGCTTGTGGATGCATTGCGCGATGACGCCCCCCACGCACTTGAACAACTGCATACCCTGCATCTCCACACCGGTATCGTATCGGGAGATCCATCAACGCACGTGGACTGGATAGCAAAGAAGGTTCAGGTCGAAGACATCGTAAAAGCAGCCACCCCAGACACCAAGCTGGCCCTGTTACAATCGTTGCAGCAGTCGGGTGAATGCGTTGTCATGGTAGGTGATGGATTAAACGATGCGGCCGCGCTTAAGGGAGCAGACGTCAGCATCGCTATGGCTAACGGTACCGACTGGTCGAAGCATCAAGCAGACGCCTTGATTCTGAACGGACGGCTGACGACTCTGCCGCTGGCAGTCCGGGTGGCACGACGCTCCGCCCAGCTAACGCGCCAAAATGTACAATGGGCCACGGTGTACAATGTGCTGGCAATACCACTGGCCGGTGTTGGCTTGGTCACACCGTGGATGGCCGCCATAGGCATGTCAGCCAGCTCATTGATCGTGGTATTTAACGCCCTGCGGGTTAGGAATGTGTCATGA
- the ttcA gene encoding tRNA 2-thiocytidine(32) synthetase TtcA, producing MTASSTTNAAIIDPTLPSYDAVASKKSRTELNKLQKRLRRETGRAIADFNMIEDGDKVMVCLSGGKDSYTLLEILRNLQKSAPIQFELVAVNLDQKQPGFPEHILPEYLESIGVAYHILERDTYSVVQEMVPEGKTTCGICSRLRRGTLYAFADQIGASKIALGHHRDDILETFFLNLFYGGKLKAMPPKLLSDSQSNILIRPLAYCKEHDIQAFADQMAFPIIPCNLCGSQENLQRQNIKQMIRDWDKQHPGRSEIMFKALQNVAPSQLADRSLFDFSGLTSNSIPVLPIGNSEHEGPMAQTRVRSFVPPTQGESESTAVSDGTDILSL from the coding sequence ATGACTGCATCATCGACTACGAACGCCGCCATTATCGACCCGACGCTGCCAAGCTATGACGCGGTAGCGAGCAAAAAAAGCCGCACTGAACTCAATAAGCTGCAAAAGCGTTTGCGTCGTGAAACAGGCCGCGCGATTGCCGACTTCAATATGATTGAAGACGGCGACAAGGTCATGGTGTGCCTGTCCGGCGGCAAGGATTCTTATACCCTGCTGGAAATTCTACGCAATCTGCAAAAGAGTGCGCCCATTCAGTTTGAATTGGTCGCTGTGAATCTCGACCAGAAGCAACCTGGCTTCCCAGAGCATATTCTACCGGAATACCTAGAAAGCATCGGGGTGGCGTACCATATTCTGGAGCGCGATACCTATTCGGTCGTACAGGAAATGGTGCCCGAGGGTAAGACGACTTGTGGCATTTGCTCGCGGCTGCGTCGCGGTACGCTGTACGCTTTTGCCGACCAAATCGGGGCCAGCAAGATCGCTTTGGGGCATCACCGCGATGACATTCTGGAAACCTTCTTTCTTAACCTGTTCTACGGTGGCAAGTTAAAAGCCATGCCGCCTAAGTTGCTGTCGGACAGTCAGAGTAACATTTTGATTCGACCACTGGCGTACTGCAAAGAGCATGACATTCAAGCATTTGCCGATCAAATGGCTTTTCCTATCATTCCGTGTAACCTCTGTGGTTCACAGGAAAACCTGCAACGACAGAACATTAAGCAGATGATCCGCGACTGGGACAAACAACATCCTGGACGCTCAGAAATCATGTTCAAGGCGTTGCAAAATGTTGCACCTTCACAGCTTGCTGATCGTTCGTTGTTTGACTTTTCCGGCCTGACCAGCAACAGTATACCTGTACTACCTATTGGTAACTCAGAACACGAAGGCCCAATGGCACAGACACGCGTACGCAGTTTCGTGCCGCCCACTCAGGGTGAGAGCGAAAGCACAGCAGTCAGTGACGGGACAGATATTCTATCCCTCTGA
- the ccoO gene encoding cytochrome-c oxidase, cbb3-type subunit II, with the protein MQHEKIEKNLGLMVVLVVIAISFGGLVEIVPLIASDRDRQPAEGLEPFTALQLEGRDIYIREGCHVCHTQMIRPLRAEVERYGSGQHFSTTEDFVYDHPFLWGSKRTGPDLAMVGGRYSDEWHRAHFYNPRDVVPESNMPSYEWLFDRELDGRHTAQKMIALRRLGVPYTDEQIANAADEVRGVREVDALIAYIQNLGTWKTSAGQNN; encoded by the coding sequence ATGCAACACGAAAAGATTGAAAAGAATCTTGGCTTGATGGTCGTCCTGGTGGTTATCGCCATCAGCTTTGGCGGCTTGGTCGAAATCGTTCCCCTGATAGCCTCAGACCGCGATCGTCAGCCTGCGGAGGGCTTGGAGCCCTTTACTGCCTTGCAGCTCGAAGGGCGAGACATCTACATCCGTGAAGGCTGTCACGTGTGTCACACCCAGATGATTCGCCCGTTGCGTGCGGAAGTTGAACGTTACGGAAGTGGCCAGCACTTCTCCACTACTGAAGATTTTGTGTATGACCACCCCTTCCTCTGGGGCTCTAAGCGCACCGGGCCAGACTTAGCGATGGTTGGCGGCCGCTACAGTGACGAATGGCACCGTGCGCACTTCTACAACCCGCGCGACGTGGTACCAGAATCTAACATGCCGTCCTATGAATGGCTGTTTGACCGCGAGCTGGATGGTCGTCATACGGCACAGAAAATGATCGCACTGCGACGCCTGGGTGTGCCCTACACCGATGAACAAATCGCTAATGCGGCTGACGAAGTGCGCGGCGTACGCGAAGTCGATGCGCTGATCGCCTACATCCAGAATCTGGGCACTTGGAAAACAAGCGCCGGTCAAAATAACTGA
- the ccoS gene encoding cbb3-type cytochrome oxidase assembly protein CcoS — MTILLLLIPISLLLLCVAVWFLVWGVRSGQYDDLDSPGHRILFEDDAHLIPKDARTPEQEKKLQNKAEQKAKALEAKDMAQKALKTQDADKKNE; from the coding sequence ATGACCATACTGTTACTGCTCATCCCCATCAGTCTCCTGCTGTTATGCGTTGCAGTCTGGTTCTTAGTGTGGGGCGTGCGCTCAGGTCAATACGATGACCTCGATAGCCCAGGCCACCGGATTCTGTTCGAAGACGACGCCCACCTGATCCCCAAGGATGCGCGCACGCCTGAGCAAGAAAAAAAGTTACAAAATAAAGCCGAGCAAAAAGCCAAAGCGTTGGAGGCAAAAGATATGGCGCAGAAGGCACTGAAAACTCAGGACGCTGACAAAAAAAATGAATGA
- the ccoP gene encoding cytochrome-c oxidase, cbb3-type subunit III → MSSFWSAYIIIITFGFIAGLAALIYFTSTMKLPQKPDETMGHEFDGIEEYNKPMPKWWLQLFAITIIFGVGYLIYYPTGWTGLGGWTSEQQLRDEQIAHAQRYGAVFSEFARTPITDLQDNTQALRMGQRIYENNCSVCHGVSAAGAYGFPDLTNGDWQWGGTPEAITTTLLAGRQAMMPSFRNVLSSNEIDQVTQYVMGLSGQPHNSSAANRGAAIYANSCAACHGGDGSGNQALGAPNLTNNIWLYDNPNLSLEEDIKLTLRSGRQGVMPGWQAILGNDQVHLVAAYIYSLGGE, encoded by the coding sequence ATGAGTAGCTTCTGGTCTGCCTATATTATCATCATAACCTTTGGCTTCATTGCAGGCCTCGCGGCGCTGATTTATTTCACCAGCACCATGAAGTTGCCGCAGAAGCCTGACGAAACCATGGGTCATGAGTTTGACGGTATTGAGGAATACAACAAACCCATGCCCAAGTGGTGGTTGCAGTTGTTCGCCATCACCATCATCTTTGGTGTGGGTTACCTCATCTATTACCCCACTGGCTGGACAGGGCTCGGCGGCTGGACTTCCGAGCAGCAACTGCGCGATGAACAGATCGCTCACGCCCAGCGCTACGGTGCCGTGTTCTCCGAGTTCGCTCGCACCCCGATCACCGACTTGCAAGACAATACTCAAGCCCTGCGCATGGGGCAGCGCATTTATGAAAACAATTGCTCGGTGTGCCACGGCGTTTCGGCGGCCGGTGCTTATGGCTTCCCGGATCTGACTAACGGTGACTGGCAATGGGGGGGCACTCCAGAGGCCATTACGACCACGCTGTTAGCCGGCCGTCAAGCCATGATGCCGAGCTTCCGTAACGTCTTGTCATCGAACGAAATAGACCAGGTTACACAGTATGTAATGGGCTTGTCCGGACAGCCGCACAATAGCTCAGCTGCCAATCGCGGCGCGGCAATTTATGCCAATAGCTGTGCTGCTTGTCACGGTGGTGACGGGTCAGGCAATCAAGCGCTGGGCGCACCGAACCTGACCAACAATATCTGGCTCTATGACAACCCCAATCTGTCATTGGAAGAGGACATCAAGCTGACCCTACGCAGTGGTCGCCAAGGTGTTATGCCGGGCTGGCAGGCTATCTTGGGTAACGACCAAGTGCACTTGGTCGCCGCCTATATTTACAGTCTGGGTGGTGAGTAG